Proteins encoded together in one Bactrocera neohumeralis isolate Rockhampton chromosome 4, APGP_CSIRO_Bneo_wtdbg2-racon-allhic-juicebox.fasta_v2, whole genome shotgun sequence window:
- the LOC126757075 gene encoding WD and tetratricopeptide repeats protein 1: MFGSRWSRYQYDVDDLRRTNATALILERQYGDMDRYVQRRLQVSSAYIDRLEQETILRGHQGCVNCLEWSSNGRILASGSDDFCVMLWDPFRKRCLRSINTKHSGNIFSVKFLPRHNDALIATAAADRSIYVFDVNRPNDAILSCTCHVGRVKRLATAPDSPFVFWSAGEEGSILQLDTREQHRCNTEGNRVRLVNLDTHVNTHAEAKCLAINPRRTELLAVGTNDPYARLYDRRMLHLVSSLVSGGSGLLLNGADDDNGIIPKDCVTYYCPGHISKDNSKLIEHDSRAITYLTFNATGTELLVNMGGEHIYLYDLINAEQPVFLNLPEYKPPPRTSESDIEMAVMQASYNSSSPNGSVAGNQAIDENNVLTQSAISPIDAPQTSNRRKLPEYIERYKKMGNDFLENEKYLRAVEKYSEAIEMAPNCPVLYLNRATAYMRRLWFGDVYAALRDCHQALRLDPAYIKAHFRLARALLVLGRPQEADECLKELIARFPSYANNHGIMMLRKDIKENRQMSQSQQQQQQQQQQQQHGSEQQPYNGLELSDAEYQWRSKAKDYSKRYVGHCNTTTDIKEANYFGSDGDFIVAGSDNESFFIWERNTGKIRAIYKADVSIVNCVQPHPEICLLATSGIDHDIKIWSPIAPSADERPNLVEYVDKTVEDNQQKMKMDPFNMNSGMNAFCLNG, translated from the exons atgtttgGTTCGCGCTGGTCACGTTACCAGTACGATGTGGACGATTTGCGACGCACTAATGCCACAGCTTTAATTCTGGAACGTCAATATGGAGATATGGATAGATATGTGCAGCGGCGGTTGCAAGTATCATCCGCTTACATTGATCGACTCGAACAGGAGACCATATTACGTGGTCATCAAGGTTGTGTAAATTGTCTTGAATGGAGTAGTAATGGACGCATATTAGCCTCTGGTTCTGATGATTTTTGCGTCATGCTTTGGGATCCATTTCGAAAGCGTTGCCTACGTAGTATAAACACCAAACATTCCGGCAACATATTCTCTGTAAAGTTTTTACCACGACATAATGATGCACTTATTGCCACTGCAGCGGCGGATAGATCAATTTACGTGTTCGATGTGAATCGTCCAAATGATGCTATCCTTAGCTGTACTTGTCATGTGGGGCGTGTCAAACGGTTAGCCACAGCACCAGATTCGCCTTTTGTATTTTGGTCAGCAGGTGAGGAGGGTTCAATTTTGCAACTCGACACGCGGGAACAACATCGTTGCAACACTGAAGGAAATCGTGTGCGTTTGGTAAATCTTGATACACATGTAAACACACATGCTGAGGCAAAATGTCTGGCAATTAATCCGCGACGTACAGAACTTTTAGCAGTCGGTACGAATGATCCATATGCACGCTTATATGATAGGCGCATGCTGCATCTAGTTTCTTCACTGGTTAGTGGAGGCAGTGGTCTACTTTTAAACGGTGCAG ATGACGACAATGGCATAATACCAAAAGATTGCGTCACATATTATTGTCCTGGACATATAAGTAAAGATAATTCTAAACTTATCGAGCACGACTCTCGTGCTATCACGTACCTTACTTTCAATGCGACCGGCACAGAGTTGCTGGTAAATATGGGTGGTGAGCATATATATCTATACGACTTAATAAATGCCGAACAACCAGTGTTTTTAAACTTACCGGAGTACAAACCGCCACCAAGAACTTCAGAATCCGACATAGAAATGGCAGTTATGCAAGCAAGTTATAATTCCTCTTCTCCTAATGGAAGTGTTGCCGGAAATCAAGCTATTGATGAAAATAACGTTTTAACACAAAGTGCAATTAGTCCCATCGATGCTCCACAAACGAGTAATCGACGAAAATTGCCCGAATACATTGAACGCTATAAGAAAATGGGAAACGATTTTCttgaaaacgaaaaatactTACGAGCAGTTGAAAAATACTCGGAAGCCATTGAAATGGCTCCCAACTGCCCTGTGTTATATCTGAATCGAGCCACTGCTTATATGCGACGACTTTGGTTCGGTGATGTATATGCAGCATTGCGAGATTGCCATCAGGCATTGCGACTTGATCCTGCCTACATTAAGGCACACTTTCGTTTAGCACGCGCGCTACTCGTGCTGGGCAGACCGCAGGAGGCAGACGAGTGCCTTAAAGAGCTAATCGCTCGCTTTCCCAGCTATGCGAATAATCATGGTATCATGATGCTACGTAAGGACATCAAAGAAAATCGCCAAATGTCGcaatcacaacaacagcagcaacagcaacaacaacagcagcagcatggCAGTGAACAACAACCCTATAACGGTTTAGAACTATCCGATGCTGAATATCAATGGCGCAGCAAAGCTAAAGACTACAGTAAACGTTATGTGGGTCATTGCAATACAACAACCGACATCAAAGAAGCCAATTATTTCGGCAGCGATGGTGATTTTATTGTTGCTGGTTCGGATAATGAGAGTTTCTTCATTTGGGAGCGCAACACAGGCAAAATACGTGCAATCTACAAGGCAGACGTTTCGATTGTCAATTGTGTGCAACCGCATCCGGAAATTTGTTTGCTAGCGACGAGCGGCATTGATCACGACATAAAAATATGGTCACCAATAGCACCGTCTGCTGATGAAagaccgaatttggttgaataTGTCGACAAGACAGTGGAGGATAACCAGCAAAAGATGAAAATGGATCCGTTTAATATGAACTCAGGCATGAATGCTTTCTGCCTTAATGGATAA
- the LOC126756763 gene encoding sterol O-acyltransferase 1 has product MSEQKVESAQKQQNQSRNQIGAHENAGKMQKVPTQNNNSILELDYLRERLQHLQDSLLKDFKKCMNEEIENVVQELRQHELQLNEFRGFAKSQHTNTWSNRIAVTEDAQTANGNVPTEKSKEINAESKDNKLAGKYKKQPRPLPDKVFKIRESYLTALLEVDHMRTIYHIFVAILLMLLIQSISYDYLAEGRVYFGLGTFKSSLEKIEYVFGIWLLEHTVVFLLYYAFKMWTNVRVKLARQPALQSFWSHSCLITYISSQLLFGYVASALCLKLDLTFITASILLLESTRLLMKMHSFVRTNAGRVLAGKLKTDALSGDVDDIYDVQQSAQAIHLPSFSSYLYFLFAPTLIYRDSYPRTTHIRWKFALARFMEVVGVAFFYSYIFERHIRVQFENIGNEELSLRTLVIKLHSMVMPNNIIFLCGFYLILHSWLNFTSELLRFGDRMFYKDWWTSSTYDEYFRNWNVVVHDWLYEYIYKDSYNHLFKGAKLPAMLMVFYTSALVHEHIIGFALKLFFPVMFCFFGGFSVGLLFLFRNASKRVGNFVVWFTLIFGNGLLFSLYSIEYYARQNCPRTYESWTDYFVPTVWTCYNR; this is encoded by the exons ATGTCGGAACAAAAAGTGGAAAGTGCACAAAAGCAGCAAAACCAAAGCCGAAATCAAATTGGCGCACACGAAAATGCCGGTAAAATGCAAAAAG TTCCGACGCAAAATAATAACAGCATTTTGGAGCTCGACTACCTCCGGGAACGTTTACAGCACTTGCAAGATAGTCTACTTAAAGATTTCAAAAAGTGCATGAACGAAGAAATCGAAAATGTTGTGCAGGAGTTGCGTCAACACGAACTCCAACTAAATGAATTCCGAGGCTTTGCTAAATCACAACACACGAACACCTGGAGCAATCGCATTGCAGTAACGGAAGACGCCCAAACGGCCAATGGCAATGTACCTACTGAAAAATCCAAAGAAATCAATGCCGAAAGTAAGGATAACAAATTGGCAGGCAAGTACAAAAAACAGCCCCGACCGCTGCCCGACAAAGTGTTCAAAATACGCGAATCGTATCTCACGGCGTTACTGGAGGTCGACCACATGCGCACCATTTATCACATATTCGTCGCAATATTGCTGATGCTACTCATACAAAGCATTTCGTATGATTATTTGGCCGAGGGAAG AGTGTACTTCGGTTTGGGCACATTTAAATCGTCTTTGGAGAAAATTGAATACGTTTTTGGCATTTGGTTATTGGAACATACCGTCGTATTTCTGCTTTATTACGCCTTCAAAATGTGGACTAACGTGCGGGTCAAATTGGCTAGGCAAC CGGCGCTCCAAAGTTTCTGGTCGCATTCCTGCCTAATAACATACATTAGCTCACAATTATTGTTCGGTTATGTAGCATCGGCACTTTGCCTTAAGCTGGATCTAACTTTTATAACCGCCTCCATTTTGCTGCTCGAGTCCACTAGACTGCTGATGAAAATGCATTCCTTTGTGCGCACAAATGCCGGACGTGTGCTCGCCGGCAAACTGAAAACAGATGCGTTATCAGGTGATGTTGACGACATATATGATGTACAGCAGTCAGCACAAGCCATACACCTGCCAAGCTTCAGTTCCTACTTATACTTTCTCTTCGCACCGACACTCATCTATCGCGATAGCTATCCGCGCACAACGCATATTCGTTGGAAATTCGCCTTGGCGCGTTTCATGGAAGTGGTTGGAGTTGCATTCTTTtacagttatatatttgaacgtCACATTAGGGTACAGTTCGAAAATATTGGAAATGAGGAATTGAGTCTGCGCACTTTGGTCATTAAGTTACACAGCATGGTTATGCCCAACAATATCATCTTTTTATGCGGTTTCTACCTCATTCTACATTCTTGGTTGAATTTCACCTCGGAATTGTTACGCTTCGGCGATCGCATGTTCTATAAGGATTGGTGGACTTCGTCAACGTATGATGAATATTTCCGTAATTGGAATGTTGTGGTGCATGATTGGCTCTACGAGTATATCTATAAGGATTCTTATAATCACTTGTTTAAGGGCGCAAAGTTACCAGCAATGTTAATGGTATTCTATACGTCGGCGTTGGTGCACGAACACATAATCGGATTTGCATTGAAACTATTCTTCCCAGTGATGTTTTGTTTCTTTGGCGGATTTTCTGTGGGTCTGTTATTTCTCTTCAGAAACGCCTCCAAGAGAGTTGGTAATTTCGTGGTATGGTTTACACTGATCTTTGGCAATGGCTTACTATTTTCCTTATATAGTATAGAATATTATGCGCGCCAAAATTGTCCAAGAACTTATGAAAGTTGGACGGACTACTTTGTGCCCACAGTGTGGACTTGCTACAACAGATAA
- the LOC126757077 gene encoding longitudinals lacking protein-like yields the protein MMSSDQQFFLKWNDFQTNMVTSFRHLRDEKSFTDVTLACEGQTCKAHKMVLSACSPYFKALLEENPSKHPIIILKDVSYIHLQAILEFMYAGEVNVSQEQLPAFLKTADRLKVKGLAETPSSIKREG from the exons ATGATGTCGTCTGATCAACAGTTTTTCCTAAAATGGAACGATTTCCAGACGAATATGGTGACCTCGTTCCGGCATCTGAGGGACGAGAAGAGTTTTACAGAC GTAACACTTGCCTGCGAAGGACAAACTTGCAAAGCGCACAAAATGGTTCTATCTGCATGTAGCCCGTATTTCAAAGCACTTTTggag GAAAATCCTTCAAAGCACCCCatcattattttaaaagatGTCTCGTATATACATCTGCAAGCTATATTAGAGTTTATGTACGCCGGCGAAGTAAATGTCTCGCAAGAACAATTGCCGGCCTTCTTGAAAACTGCTGATCGCCTCAAAGTGAAAGGTCTGGCAGAAACTCCCAGTTCCATAAAACGGGAAGGTTGA